The genome window CTTTGGCGGCGGCGATCCGGACGATGCCGTAGGTCCGGTAGGCTTCGAGGAAGGCCTGCTGCTTGGGGGTGAGGGGCTTGGGCATGGCGTGGTTCCGACCAGGGGGTACCGATCCATCGGTTCGGAGGGCTTCTGGCTCGGTGCGATGTGGGGAAATCGCGCGAGTGTCAGGTGGAGCTGGTCAGTAGAACTTGCCGGGGGCGTTGGCCTGGAGGAGGGCGATGAGGAGTCGGTCGGAGCGGTGCTGGCGGGAGCCGACGACTTCGCCGGCGTGGTAGACGGGGGTTTCGGTGCCGACAAGGGCGCGGTGCCGGGCCTGTTCTTCGAGGGAGAGGGCGGAGTCCCGCTGGGCGCTGGCGAAGGCTTCGCGGTAGGTCTCGGAGGTCTGGAGGGAATCTTCGTGGAGGGTGGGGGGGACGCCGGCGAGCGGGGCGGCGATGGAGATGAGGCCGGTGGCTCGGTAGGCGGAGAGGAGTTTTTGCTGGTCGGGGGTGAGTTCGGGGTTCATTTTGTGTGCCGATGGAAGGGGAGTGAGCTTGTCATTCCCGGTCTATCGGCGCGCGGGGCTCACGGCAGGCGCGCGTGAACGGAGTCGAACGGCGCGCCCGGCGGCTGGGTGTCCATAGCGCAACCCATCGTGAATCGCCCGCCGGGGTCCAGGGGTTTCGACCCCTGGCCGCCGGAGGCACTTTCATTCTGGATCGTGGAAGACAACGGGTGTTCCTTTGTGGGATGGCGTTGAGGATCCCCACATCAAGAACGCGTCCCTGAGCAATCCCAGCGTCAGAGGTGAGGGGAGTCCTCAATACGTCTCTCGAAAGGCAGGCGTCTGCTGCTTCCTGTCACCGCAACGAACGACCGTCGCCTCAGCCCGAACCACGCCCTTGCGCAAAGCCTCTGCGGGACGACGACCGCGTCAGATCCGTTCGAGCTCGCTGACGGTCCGGTCGTCCTGAATGTTTCCGGTGTTCACCGTCGAGGCGGGCTCGAACAGCAGGACGTGCGCCTCCTCGTCCGCCACGGGGCGGTGCTCCACGCCTCTGGGGACGATCAAAAACTCTCCTTCGGCCAGCCAGACATGCCGGTCGCGGAATTCCATCCGCAGCCGGCCGCTCACGACGAGGAACAGTTCGTCCTCATGCTCGTGGTGGTGCCACACGAACTCGCCCAGAAACTTCGCCAGCTTGACGTGCTGGCCGTTCAGCGCGCCGACGATCCGGGGACTCCAGTGGTCGGCGAAGAGGGCGAATTTCTCTCGCAGGTTGACGCGGTCCATCGACGGTCTCTTCCAGAAGGGGTCTTTCACTCGACGGCGTCGAAGCTTCGACGCCGAATGAGGGCTCGCCCTTTCGGGCATACAGGTACCCCAACCCCGCGAGCAGTGCCACTCCGCGGGACGGCGACCGCCAGGCCGGGGACCTTCGCCCGGCCACTTTTTCCACGACAGACGGGAAGAGTCCCGCGGCAAGTCCGTTTGGAAGTGCGGAAGCGTCGTCCCCTGCGCCGCCGCTTTCGCTTTCCACCATTGGACTCACCAATGTCTGACGCCGTCATTTCGCAGGGCTTGCCGCCCGATCCCACGAATCGAACGTTGACGGTCGCGCAACAGAGCTGGGAAACTGGTTTGGAACGCGTTCGCGAACCGACGACTTGGCAGGACGGCTCGGTTGGCCCATTCGGCGACCACATGACGATGTCCCCGTTTCCACTCCCTGAGCATCTGCGGCAGCGACTCCCCGCGCCATCGCGAGATGGAAACCACTACGTGGATGTCTTGGTCGCCGGGACGTGGAATGGAATTCTGGTCGTCAATGCCGCCGGCCTCTGCATCGGCGTTTCTGTACGCCGCCGTATCGAGGAGTCTCCCCTCTCCTTCGCGGCGGATCAGATTGAGGACGTTCGCCGGGCATCGGCGTTGAATCGCCTTCTCGCCGCATTGCCAATGGATCTTTGGGATGGTGCGGTGCTGACGATCGTCGTCCTGTCGCCGATGGCCTTGTTGATGTCTTTCTGGATTTCGCCGCTGTTTGCCACGTTTTCCGTGGCTGCGTGTGGCGCGTCGATTTTCCTCATGTACCTTGCCCCCGGGTTCCCGCTCATTCGGCTCCCGGTGGCGGTTCTGGGCTTAGGGCAGATTTTGTCAGGGATTGTTCTATTGGTTCGCTCGCTTTCGTGAACGCCTGGGGCCATGAATGCGCGTGCGAGGGGTGATCTAACTTTCATGCCCATGCAGAGCCATGGGCATGGCACCCAAGTCTGGCCCCGGCGGCCATGCCACCCCGCCGCCCAGCGTTACTCGCCACGGGCTCACAGAGCCGTGCCACGCGGCCGTCAGTGCCACCCCGCCGTTGCGAGCCTTCATGCGCTCCAGCGTCCTTGCTTCGGGAGTGTGCCGCGGACCTGCGGCACTCCGTGAGAGTGCAGGGTTACACCCTGCACTCTGTTTCTATCGCAGTGCGAGATTCCCACTCTGCCGGACCGACCCCCGCGAACTGGCGTCTCGCACGGGCCCAACCGGAAACCGGTGGTCAGGGAACCCAGAGGCTAGTGCCCGGCGCATTCCAATGGACACAGTCGTGCTTCGCACCGTTCGATGTGTGATGGGTGTTACAAACAAACGTCCGCTGAAGCGGCTTAGGATTGGGAACGCCGGGCACGAAGGAAGGCGGAGGCAGACGGGTTGTCTCGTGAAGCGCGTCGTAGATTGAATAGGCGCTGAGGCAGATAAAACTGTCGAAAGCGGTGAACTTCTTCGGAAAGACGATGACGTCGTTGGCCTCAATCACAACCGGGCGGACATCGCCCGGCTGGACGCAGCGGATATAGAGGGTCAGCGAATCGTTCGTCTTCTTCTTGTTGTCCACGTCATAGAGCTGCGCCATGTCGGCCCCGAAACAGTGTCGCCGCTGATTCTGGAGCGATGAGATCTCCAGATCATGGGGATCAAAAAAGACGGGGAGCGATCCCTGCGAGTGAGGGGGATGAGGATATAAGGCCCATACGACGTAAAGCGGTCCCCAGGCCGGCCCGGCCGCCTTCGACTCAAACGCTGTAACGTCTGGCATTGATTCCGATATCTCCGCTAGCAACACCACTCGTGTCGGAACAGTCTCAAGGGAATCTTGGACCCTCTCCCCCCGCGATCCGATTTCGGAAGCCCTGGTATCCTTCTTCGATCTCTTTCAGCGGAGCAGGACCGGGATAGACCCCATACTCGTGCATCGCTGCTTGGAGATTAGCAGGGGCGGAATTCAGCAGATCCTCCCGCCCTCCCTTTCGGATCGCACCGACGACGGTGTTGTCTCGCAGCCGGACCAGTAACTGGGAGAAACCGTCGTACTTCGAAAGGAAGTCGTCTCGCGACATCTCCCCGAGCGACTTCTCATTACCGAGTTCGATATAACCGCTATCGTGACTGGAAACCATCGCTGTACCTCTCCACTTGAGGTACCCAGGCTCGATGAATCGTCTGGACGGCTCGTGGCCCCATTCTGGTTGCCCCATCAAATTCCCTCAGTGGCCAAGTGAGAGTCCAAGTGGGGGCGAATGGTGACCCAGACGTTGCGGAATTGCAACCCATACGCATCATCGTGCCGAGTACGGTGACCTTCCGTGGTCAGACCAGCGCTGGTCTGCCGACGTAAGGTCGTATGTGATCAATTTTGCCGTCAATCTCATTTACCCTCCCGAAACCGTTGCGAGTCCCCCGCAAGAAGAGCCGGAAAAACCGCAACAGGCTGATGTTTCAGCCATATACGGCAAATTCGGGTCCGCTGCGAAAACTTCAAGCGATCAGGAAAACAGGCAGAAAACAGACACAGGCTTGATCGGCACGGGTTCAGACAGTGACGGCCGACCCGCCATGCGTCGCCTGTCGCTCTTGCCTCGCGCAACGTCCCTCACCCTTCGCCGGCCTAATTCCTGAGACTGCGGCGGCGCTAACGGCCAAGGCCGCCTCATCCCAAGACCACGTCGCACGACACTGCCGGAATCGACTGAGAAGCCGCCTGGTCAGTCTCATCGGAAGTGGGACGAGGCGCCCCGCAGCGGTCACCGCACGGCACCAGCGTGACTCAGCCGACTTGACTCACACACACGCTTCTCAGCCGATCGAAGCGACGGAGTCGAGCTTGCTGAAGAGGACCTAAAAAGTAGGAACTCAGGAAACCGGAACCTTAAAAACTCAACAACGCTGTAGTTCGTAGTTGCCCCCGCCATATCCCGCTCATGGCGACGGCTAACGATTATACCGTAAGGAATGACAGTGACCTCCGTAAACCGGTTGCCGCTTCGATTTTCGTGGCGACAAGTGGCAGTGTTGACTCCCCGGCTTCACTCCATCCAGTCCTGAGTCGCACCACTCGCTCAATGATAGCCGACAGACCCACGGCGGGGCGCGAGAGAGCCCTCGCCGGCAAGTGACACTTCTGACAGCTTGCAGGTTCAAGGGCAGCGGCGCATCAACGACAACAGGATGCTGCTCGTCCAGCCTCGGCGACCAGCGTCCTGATTGCGGGGTGCCTTGTGGATCTTCCCTCGGCCTGCGGACTCCATCGTGGCTTGGACCGTTTCGCAAGAGAGTGCCTTCGGCGGGCAGGGTTCCACCCTGCAGCTGACTCCTCTCGCCACCATCGAAGCGACGTGGATGGTCGGGATTGGGACGAGTAGCATGGCGGCCCGGTTTGTCCGGCTCGCACGCCGATGTGCCGCTCGATCCCTTGTGAAGGTTTCCTCGATCCATGATGCGATTGCTGCTCGCTGCCTCCTTGTGGCTCTCTCTGGGGAGTCCAGTCCTGGCAGCGGAACCGGTTGCCGCCGATGTGGTGGTGTACGGCGCGACGCCGGGCGGGTTCTGCGCCGCGATTGCCGCGGCTCGTGAGGGGGCTTCGGTTGTTCTGCTGGAGCCGAGCGGGCATGTCGGCGGGGTCAATACGGGCGGGTTGAGCTTCAGCGATTCCAACCAGACCGTCCGGAGTACCGTTCGGGGACTCTTCGAGGAATGGCATCGGCGGGTGGAACAGGACTACAGGGCGCGGGGCGTCACGCTTCCTTACAGCGTGGCGGTGAAGGACCAGGCGGTCTGGACGTATGAGCCGCACGTCGCAGCCCGGGTGACGCGGGAGATGCTGGAGGAAGCCGGGGTCCGGGTGCTGCCGGAGCGGGTGCTGAGCTCCGTCGTGAAGACGGGGCCGCGGATCGACCGGCTGATCACGACAGGGGGCGAGTTCGCGGCGCGGGTCTTTATCGATGCGACGTACGAAGGGGATTTGATCGCCGCTGCCGGGGCGAGCTGGACGATCGGCCGGGAGGGGCGGCGCGCGTTCGGCGAGTCCTACGCGGGGAAACAGTATCCCAAGCCGCCGATGGCGTTCTCCGGACTCGATGCCGGTGGTAAGCCGCTTCCGCTGCTGACGACGCAGGATGCCGGTCCCGCTGAGGACGGGGACTCGATGGTGATGGTTTACAGCTTTCGCCTGTGCCTGACGAAGTCTCCCGCCAACCGCGTTCCGTTCCCGGCCCCCGCGGCGTATGACTCGGCGCGGTTTGAGGCGGTCCGTCGGTACTTCGCCCAAGAGAAGAAGCCGCACCTGCTGTGGGACCTGTATCCCCTTCCGGGGGACAAGTTCGACGCGAACAACGGGATCGGCAAGCAGTTCTCGATGGGGCTGGTCGGGGGATGCAACGGCTGGAGTGAAGCGGACGCCGCCGGCCGCCAGGCGATCTGGGAGGCGCACAAGCAGTACACGCTGGAGCTGTATCACTTCCTCACGACCGATCCGGCGGTTCCCGAGGCTTTGCGGCGGTCGATGGCCGAGTACGGGCTGTGTCGCGACGAGTTCGCCTCGCAGGGTCACTGGTCGCCGCAGCTTTACGTGCGGGAGGGACGCCGCCTGAAGGGGGAGTACGTCCTCAGTCAGAAGGACATCCTGGATGAGCCCGGGAAGGACGATCCGATTGTGGTCTCTTCGTTCCCGATCGACTCGCACGACGTGCAGCGCGTGGCCCTGCCGGATGGTACGGTGGTCAACGAGGGGACGATCTTTCCGGTCCGCATGCCGGGGCGGCGGCACGGGTATCCGTATCACGTTCCGTATCGGGCGATTGTTCCCCGGCGGGGGGAGTGCGACAACCTGCTGGTTCCGGTGCCGCTTTCCTGCACGCATGTGGCTCTCTCGTCCCTGCGGGTCGAGCCGACCTGGATGATCCTGGGGCAGAGCGCCGGGGTCGCCGCCGCGCTGGCGGCCCGGGAGGACGTGGCCGTTCAGGACCTCAGTTATCCTCGGTTGCGGGAGCGGCTGAAGGCCCAGGGGCAGGTGCTCGATTTGCCGGAGCTGCCGCCGTTGCCTCCTCCGCCGTCGGGAGAAGCGGCAGGGGCGGGGGCGGGGATTGATCCGCGTACGCTCTCCGGGATTGTGCTGGACGATGCGTCGGCGGAATTGAAGGGGGCGTGGTCGACTTCGGTGAACTTCAAGCCGTTCATCGGTCGGGGTTACCGCCATGACGACCGGCGGGGGGATGGAGAGTCGGGGGCCACCTTTCGGTTCACCGCTCCGAAGGGGGGGCGGTATGAGGTGCGGATGGCGTACTCTCCGCATCCGACCCGGGCCACGAACGTGCCGATTGTCATTGCCAGCGGCGGGGGGCGGACGGAGTTGAAGGTGGACCAGACGCGGCCTCTTCCGGCCGGTCAGTCCCTCCGCGCGGTGGGGGCGGTCGAGTTGGCGGGGGGAGAGGAGTCGACACTGACGGTGGGGAATTCAGGGACGGATGGGTTTGTGATTCTGGACGCGTTGCAGCTTGTGCCCGTTGAAGGCAAGTGAGCTCAAACCGCGTCCTTGCCGGAGCGGCTGTGCTACGTCAAACCCAACGTGCCACGGCAGCCTGGGGTCAAGGGGCTACCCCTTTCAAGGTCGTTTGCGTTTGCGTTTCTCAAGGAGTCTGGCGGTCGAGAGGTGATCGTTGCGGCGTCCTGTTTTCGCGGGAGGCGGGTGTTTCGGACCTCGCTTCCGCTTGGGATACCGGGACAACTTCACCCTCTTCGCCAGACGAACCAGCTCCTTCGCCAGCCCCTGGGGGCACAACCCCTGGTGCCAGCACCACGCCGAAGCCTCCACAGCGATCTCCAGGCCGCAGTGCGTCAGCAGCACGTCATGCATCAGGTGATAGTCGGACAGCGTCGCCTCGATCGTCTCCCAGCCGTGAACCGACTTCAGCGCCCCCTTGACCACCGCATACGTGTTCCAGGCCACCACCGCCACGGCAAACGAGAACAGGGCCGCCCGCGGATAGCCCAGCGTTTCCACCTCGCACCGCAGAACCTCCGTCAGACACTGGAACGCCTCTTCGATCGTCCACCGCAGGCGGTACGCCTCCACCACCTCGCCGGGCGGGACCGTTTCAGCCGGAAGATTCGTCAGGATGTGGACTTCGCTCTCCCCTTGGTTCGTCGGTCCGTCCAGTTCGATCGTCAGCCGCCGGACCGGCAGCGTCTGGCCCTCATAGTTCAGGTCCAGGGTCTGCTCGAACATCATCCCCGTCGCCGTCCGGCCGATCCGCCGCCGCTTCCCCTCCCGCTCCCAGGAGAGCGTCGAGCGATGCTGGCGGATCACAAAGCTGGCCGCGTGTTCCACGATTCCGAACAGGATCCGGCTCGTGCAGAAGTTCCGGTCGGCGACGAGCACCATCCCCTTCCGCAACCGCTCCAGCAGCTCCGGGACGAGCGAGCGTTCCTGGGCATGGCCATCCTCGCCGGGAACAAGTTCCGTGATCAGCCCCCGACGAAGGTCCAGCAGGGCCAGCGTCTGTCCGGGGAGGGCCGCTTCGCGGGTCGTCCGCAACTCGGCAAGCCGGTGCTCCGTGCTGGTCAGGTGATTCCCGTCGACACAATAGACGTCGTACGTCTTCAGTCCCCCGGTCAGCACGGGTGGCCGCAGGCCCGGCAGAGCATCGATGGCTCGTGCGGCATCGCGGGCGGTCTCGCGGACCAGGGCGGCCGTGACGGCCGGTTCAAGCCGTCGAAGTTTGTCGTACAGGGCCTGGGGTGAGATGTCGAGTTTGTCCTGAGCCGCCAGATAGGCGGCATGGACAGACGGCTGCGAACGGGTGGCGACAGCCGACATGATCGCCACGAGCTGCGAGAAC of Planctomyces sp. SH-PL14 contains these proteins:
- a CDS encoding IS4 family transposase; this translates as MLPAEVLERFVERCPAAVMVRAVLENLLRPERLDEVFQRAAQRQYSRQLLFSQLVAIMSAVATRSQPSVHAAYLAAQDKLDISPQALYDKLRRLEPAVTAALVRETARDAARAIDALPGLRPPVLTGGLKTYDVYCVDGNHLTSTEHRLAELRTTREAALPGQTLALLDLRRGLITELVPGEDGHAQERSLVPELLERLRKGMVLVADRNFCTSRILFGIVEHAASFVIRQHRSTLSWEREGKRRRIGRTATGMMFEQTLDLNYEGQTLPVRRLTIELDGPTNQGESEVHILTNLPAETVPPGEVVEAYRLRWTIEEAFQCLTEVLRCEVETLGYPRAALFSFAVAVVAWNTYAVVKGALKSVHGWETIEATLSDYHLMHDVLLTHCGLEIAVEASAWCWHQGLCPQGLAKELVRLAKRVKLSRYPKRKRGPKHPPPAKTGRRNDHLSTARLLEKRKRKRP
- a CDS encoding cupin domain-containing protein codes for the protein MDRVNLREKFALFADHWSPRIVGALNGQHVKLAKFLGEFVWHHHEHEDELFLVVSGRLRMEFRDRHVWLAEGEFLIVPRGVEHRPVADEEAHVLLFEPASTVNTGNIQDDRTVSELERI
- a CDS encoding FAD-dependent oxidoreductase, translated to MMRLLLAASLWLSLGSPVLAAEPVAADVVVYGATPGGFCAAIAAAREGASVVLLEPSGHVGGVNTGGLSFSDSNQTVRSTVRGLFEEWHRRVEQDYRARGVTLPYSVAVKDQAVWTYEPHVAARVTREMLEEAGVRVLPERVLSSVVKTGPRIDRLITTGGEFAARVFIDATYEGDLIAAAGASWTIGREGRRAFGESYAGKQYPKPPMAFSGLDAGGKPLPLLTTQDAGPAEDGDSMVMVYSFRLCLTKSPANRVPFPAPAAYDSARFEAVRRYFAQEKKPHLLWDLYPLPGDKFDANNGIGKQFSMGLVGGCNGWSEADAAGRQAIWEAHKQYTLELYHFLTTDPAVPEALRRSMAEYGLCRDEFASQGHWSPQLYVREGRRLKGEYVLSQKDILDEPGKDDPIVVSSFPIDSHDVQRVALPDGTVVNEGTIFPVRMPGRRHGYPYHVPYRAIVPRRGECDNLLVPVPLSCTHVALSSLRVEPTWMILGQSAGVAAALAAREDVAVQDLSYPRLRERLKAQGQVLDLPELPPLPPPPSGEAAGAGAGIDPRTLSGIVLDDASAELKGAWSTSVNFKPFIGRGYRHDDRRGDGESGATFRFTAPKGGRYEVRMAYSPHPTRATNVPIVIASGGGRTELKVDQTRPLPAGQSLRAVGAVELAGGEESTLTVGNSGTDGFVILDALQLVPVEGK